One genomic segment of Tiliqua scincoides isolate rTilSci1 chromosome 6, rTilSci1.hap2, whole genome shotgun sequence includes these proteins:
- the PRIMPOL gene encoding DNA-directed primase/polymerase protein isoform X1, translating to MGTGQRKKKWEERVKDVEMLASWYKKKPLCSPYRPQLSKLWQPSSVWKLFHRQAQALNFIKTCKEDVHVFAMEKNATDMKRVYLVTTYTELWFYYNKHHGTSLMHSYEVIPEETVCKLYFDLEFYKPTNPRADGKQMVANLMEFVCEKLEEHYGVKCSAEDVLNLDSSTEKKFSCHLIFQLHNAAFKNNVHIGNFVRTILQPAILLIQDKDALVPEKQVISATSQCCKITTEFSKCVENQTVTKDVSQSWQQNSHRIQEKKTSQWKENPDLSFLIVNGKQGEKQLFVDLGVYTKNRNFRLFKSSKASNGTILDIAEDNKFVPKSVKNICTEQQYFFSSLICNIRYSDSLKILFCDNPEKKREKSVCLDGRVSSLCLDPMGGYQCSPYPEIDSFVVSLVSKDNVQGGIRRWNYFSLEQLLVYDISNYRWCWNIGRAHKSNNIMIVVDLKKEIWYQKCHDPVCRAENFKSECFPLPAKVCLPFLFKEDEEYVYAMDEYGNIEEKASTHIPESLADGISYLTAAQANREPNKSSSVKWDDETDDLCFLEASEDVELAKAADNFQFQGNNEIDDLCFLEAFEDVELAEAADSFQLQGYWIGNELPDELLADALRKHEVDEMVE from the exons ATGGGCACTG gacagagaaagaaaaagtgGGAAGAAAGAGTGAAGGATGTCGAAATGCTAGCATCTTGGTATAAAAAAAAGCCTCTCTGTTCACCTTACAGACCACAGCTATCCAAACTATGGCAACCATCTTCAGTTTGGAAGCTATTTCATCGGCAAGCCCAAGCACTTAATTTTATCAAGACTTGTAAAGAG GATGTTCATGTATTTGCTATGGAGAAGAATGCTACAGACATGAAGAGGGTTTATCTGGTGACAACATACACAGAGCTTTGGTTTTATTACAA CAAACATCATGGAACAAGTCTGATGCACAGCTATGAAGTTATTCCTGAAGAAACTGTTTGCAAACTTTACTTTGATTTGGAATTCTACAAACCAACAAATCCAAGAGCTGATGGAAAGCAGATGGTAGCAAACTTAATGGAG TTTGTTTGTGAAAAATTGGAAGAACACTATGGAGTAAAATGTTCAGCTGAAGATGTTCTAAATTTGGATTCTAGCACTGAAAAAAAGTTTAGTTGCCATTTAATATTTCAGCTCCACAATGCTGCATTTAAGAATAATGTTCATATAG GTAACTTTGTAAGAACAATTTTGCAACCTGCTATACTTTTAATTCAGGATAAAGATGCCTTGGTTCCAGAAAAACAAGTCATATCTGCTACTTCACAGTGTTGTAAAATTACTACTGAGTTTTCTAAGTGTGTTGAAAACCAGACTGTAACCAAGGATGTATCTCAAAGCTGGCAACAGAATTCACACAGAATACAGGAAAAGAAGACATCTCAGTGGAAGGAAAATCCAGATCTTTCTTTCCTAATAGTGAATGGTAAACAGGGAGAAAAACAGCTCTTTGTGGATCTTG gaGTTTATACAAAGAATAGAAACTTCCGACTATTCAAATCATCAAAAGCAAGCAACGGTACCATTCTGGACATTGCTGAAGATAACAAGTTTGTTCCCAAATCTGTAAAGAATATCTGCACAGAACAGCAGTATTTCTTTTCCTCCTTGATCTGTAACATAAG atattcagactctttgaaaattcTTTTCTGTGACAACccagagaagaaaagagaaaaatctGTCTGTTTAGATGGCCGTGTTTCTAGTCTCTGTTTGG ATCCCATGGGAGGATACCAATGTTCACCTTATCCAGAAATTGATAGCTTTGTTGTCTCTTTAGTCAGTAAAGATAATGTTCAAGGAG gaatACGACGATGGAATTATTTTTCTCTTGAACAGCTTCTTGTATATGACATCTCCAACTATCGTTGGTGTTGGAATATTGGCAGAGCTCACAAAAGTAACAATATAAT GATTGTTGTTGATCTGAAAAAGGAGATTTGGTATCAGAAATGTCATGATCCTGTTTGCAGAGCAGAAAATTTCAAGTCAGAGT GTTTTCCATTGCCAGCTAAGGTATGCCTTCCATTCCTTTTTAAAGAG gaTGAAGAATATGTGTATGCAATGGATGAATATGGGAACAtagaagaaaaagcaagcacacatatTCCTGAAAGTTTGGCAGATGGCATATCATATTTAACAGCAGCACAAGCAAATAGGGAGCCCAACAAAAGTTCAAGTGTCAAGTGGGATGATGAGACTGATGACCTCTGTTTTCTAGAAGCTTCTGAGGATGTGGAACTGGCTAAAGCAGCTGATAATTTTCAGTTTCAGGGGAACAATGAGATTGATGACCTCTGTTTTTTAGAAGCTTTTGAAGATGTGGAATTGGCTGAGGCAGCTGATAGTTTTCAGCTTCAGGGGTACTGGATTGGGAATGAACTACCTGATGAGCTTCTAGCAGATGCTTTAAGAAAGCATGAAGTTGATGAAATGGTTGAATAA
- the PRIMPOL gene encoding DNA-directed primase/polymerase protein isoform X2 — MGTGQRKKKWEERVKDVEMLASWYKKKPLCSPYRPQLSKLWQPSSVWKLFHRQAQALNFIKTCKEDVHVFAMEKNATDMKRVYLVTTYTELWFYYNKHHGTSLMHSYEVIPEETVCKLYFDLEFYKPTNPRADGKQMVANLMEFVCEKLEEHYGVKCSAEDVLNLDSSTEKKFSCHLIFQLHNAAFKNNVHIGNFVRTILQPAILLIQDKDALVPEKQVISATSQCCKITTEFSKCVENQTVTKDVSQSWQQNSHRIQEKKTSQWKENPDLSFLIVNGKQGEKQLFVDLVYTKNRNFRLFKSSKASNGTILDIAEDNKFVPKSVKNICTEQQYFFSSLICNIRYSDSLKILFCDNPEKKREKSVCLDGRVSSLCLDPMGGYQCSPYPEIDSFVVSLVSKDNVQGGIRRWNYFSLEQLLVYDISNYRWCWNIGRAHKSNNIMIVVDLKKEIWYQKCHDPVCRAENFKSECFPLPAKVCLPFLFKEDEEYVYAMDEYGNIEEKASTHIPESLADGISYLTAAQANREPNKSSSVKWDDETDDLCFLEASEDVELAKAADNFQFQGNNEIDDLCFLEAFEDVELAEAADSFQLQGYWIGNELPDELLADALRKHEVDEMVE; from the exons ATGGGCACTG gacagagaaagaaaaagtgGGAAGAAAGAGTGAAGGATGTCGAAATGCTAGCATCTTGGTATAAAAAAAAGCCTCTCTGTTCACCTTACAGACCACAGCTATCCAAACTATGGCAACCATCTTCAGTTTGGAAGCTATTTCATCGGCAAGCCCAAGCACTTAATTTTATCAAGACTTGTAAAGAG GATGTTCATGTATTTGCTATGGAGAAGAATGCTACAGACATGAAGAGGGTTTATCTGGTGACAACATACACAGAGCTTTGGTTTTATTACAA CAAACATCATGGAACAAGTCTGATGCACAGCTATGAAGTTATTCCTGAAGAAACTGTTTGCAAACTTTACTTTGATTTGGAATTCTACAAACCAACAAATCCAAGAGCTGATGGAAAGCAGATGGTAGCAAACTTAATGGAG TTTGTTTGTGAAAAATTGGAAGAACACTATGGAGTAAAATGTTCAGCTGAAGATGTTCTAAATTTGGATTCTAGCACTGAAAAAAAGTTTAGTTGCCATTTAATATTTCAGCTCCACAATGCTGCATTTAAGAATAATGTTCATATAG GTAACTTTGTAAGAACAATTTTGCAACCTGCTATACTTTTAATTCAGGATAAAGATGCCTTGGTTCCAGAAAAACAAGTCATATCTGCTACTTCACAGTGTTGTAAAATTACTACTGAGTTTTCTAAGTGTGTTGAAAACCAGACTGTAACCAAGGATGTATCTCAAAGCTGGCAACAGAATTCACACAGAATACAGGAAAAGAAGACATCTCAGTGGAAGGAAAATCCAGATCTTTCTTTCCTAATAGTGAATGGTAAACAGGGAGAAAAACAGCTCTTTGTGGATCTTG TTTATACAAAGAATAGAAACTTCCGACTATTCAAATCATCAAAAGCAAGCAACGGTACCATTCTGGACATTGCTGAAGATAACAAGTTTGTTCCCAAATCTGTAAAGAATATCTGCACAGAACAGCAGTATTTCTTTTCCTCCTTGATCTGTAACATAAG atattcagactctttgaaaattcTTTTCTGTGACAACccagagaagaaaagagaaaaatctGTCTGTTTAGATGGCCGTGTTTCTAGTCTCTGTTTGG ATCCCATGGGAGGATACCAATGTTCACCTTATCCAGAAATTGATAGCTTTGTTGTCTCTTTAGTCAGTAAAGATAATGTTCAAGGAG gaatACGACGATGGAATTATTTTTCTCTTGAACAGCTTCTTGTATATGACATCTCCAACTATCGTTGGTGTTGGAATATTGGCAGAGCTCACAAAAGTAACAATATAAT GATTGTTGTTGATCTGAAAAAGGAGATTTGGTATCAGAAATGTCATGATCCTGTTTGCAGAGCAGAAAATTTCAAGTCAGAGT GTTTTCCATTGCCAGCTAAGGTATGCCTTCCATTCCTTTTTAAAGAG gaTGAAGAATATGTGTATGCAATGGATGAATATGGGAACAtagaagaaaaagcaagcacacatatTCCTGAAAGTTTGGCAGATGGCATATCATATTTAACAGCAGCACAAGCAAATAGGGAGCCCAACAAAAGTTCAAGTGTCAAGTGGGATGATGAGACTGATGACCTCTGTTTTCTAGAAGCTTCTGAGGATGTGGAACTGGCTAAAGCAGCTGATAATTTTCAGTTTCAGGGGAACAATGAGATTGATGACCTCTGTTTTTTAGAAGCTTTTGAAGATGTGGAATTGGCTGAGGCAGCTGATAGTTTTCAGCTTCAGGGGTACTGGATTGGGAATGAACTACCTGATGAGCTTCTAGCAGATGCTTTAAGAAAGCATGAAGTTGATGAAATGGTTGAATAA